The proteins below come from a single uncultured Carboxylicivirga sp. genomic window:
- a CDS encoding RagB/SusD family nutrient uptake outer membrane protein yields the protein MKKNKYILIIALFLGILTSCKDYLEVDQRGKQTLDNYFANETESEVFINGLYRSLTFYSDWWQQYMFITNNMATDDAWMGNMSQDPSGNYPYAFYTIDASNAPGNLLDQYVHDYYHLYNCNIAINRLPGANIEENLKQQFIAEAKFLRAFTYWELVQNFGDVVLVTEPLAVSELNMERSPKEVVYAQVVKDLKEAAAVLPERFTSENVGRATKYACQALLARTYLYMKDYPNAYAYADSVIRRGGYQLEPNFVDIWSVYNHNGQESIFEVQTSENQDFSVGNMFSVVMNARSEIWSDDEADKIMDGWGWNVPSSHLEQAYLSEGDEIRRKSTIIRYGEPVYGDEELNPNYQFNIDINKSGRTWRKFYVPIEMRRSIAKKDGHIPLPFVLLRLGEMYLTRAEAAYFNGDIDQAHQDIATIRGRVGLGDKNDLTGNDLLYAIWKERRLEMACEGQRLFDLRREIDPVQNKPMIDLAMGPNGYFVKYNLEESTDEYETIHPGEDQSKGSFFVEGRHELWPIPQSEIDRTNGVVSQNPNY from the coding sequence ATGAAAAAAAATAAATATATTCTAATAATAGCTTTGTTTCTAGGAATTCTCACTTCCTGTAAAGATTATTTAGAAGTTGATCAAAGAGGAAAGCAGACTCTAGATAATTACTTTGCTAATGAAACAGAGAGTGAAGTTTTTATTAACGGATTATATCGTTCTCTTACTTTTTATAGCGATTGGTGGCAACAGTATATGTTTATTACCAATAATATGGCGACTGATGATGCATGGATGGGTAACATGAGTCAGGATCCTAGTGGTAACTACCCATACGCATTCTATACTATCGATGCTTCTAATGCACCAGGTAATTTACTTGACCAATATGTTCACGATTATTACCATTTGTATAATTGTAACATTGCAATTAATCGTTTGCCGGGTGCAAATATTGAAGAAAATTTAAAACAACAGTTTATTGCTGAAGCTAAATTCTTGCGTGCTTTTACTTACTGGGAATTAGTTCAAAACTTTGGTGATGTTGTGTTAGTGACTGAGCCATTAGCGGTAAGCGAATTAAACATGGAGCGTTCTCCTAAAGAGGTTGTTTATGCGCAGGTGGTTAAGGATTTAAAAGAAGCTGCAGCTGTTTTACCTGAAAGATTTACCTCTGAAAATGTAGGGCGTGCAACAAAATATGCTTGTCAGGCTTTATTAGCTCGTACTTATTTGTACATGAAAGATTATCCAAATGCATATGCATATGCTGATAGTGTAATCAGAAGAGGTGGATATCAGTTAGAGCCTAACTTTGTTGATATCTGGAGTGTATACAATCACAATGGACAGGAATCTATTTTTGAGGTTCAAACAAGCGAAAATCAGGATTTCTCTGTAGGTAATATGTTTTCAGTAGTAATGAATGCTCGTTCTGAAATTTGGTCTGATGATGAAGCAGATAAAATTATGGATGGTTGGGGATGGAATGTTCCTTCTTCACATCTTGAGCAAGCTTACCTGTCAGAAGGTGATGAAATCAGAAGAAAGAGTACCATTATTCGTTACGGCGAGCCTGTATATGGTGACGAGGAGTTAAATCCAAATTATCAGTTCAACATTGATATTAATAAATCAGGTAGAACATGGCGTAAATTTTATGTGCCTATCGAAATGCGTAGATCTATCGCAAAGAAAGATGGACATATTCCATTGCCATTTGTTTTACTTCGTTTAGGCGAAATGTATTTAACAAGAGCTGAAGCAGCATATTTCAATGGTGATATAGACCAAGCTCATCAAGATATTGCTACAATCCGTGGCCGCGTTGGTTTAGGTGATAAAAATGATTTAACAGGTAACGATTTATTATATGCTATCTGGAAAGAACGTAGATTGGAAATGGCTTGCGAAGGCCAACGTTTATTCGATTTACGTCGCGAAATTGATCCTGTACAAAACAAACCAATGATTGACTTGGCAATGGGTCCTAATGGATACTTTGTGAAATATAACTTGGAAGAAAGTACTGATGAGTACGAAACTATCCATCCAGGAGAAGATCAAAGTAAGGGTTCTTTCTTTGTTGAAGGAAGACATGAACTTTGGCCTATTCCTCAGTCAGAAATTGACCGTACCAATGGAGTAGTATCTCAGAATCCAAATTACTAG